The Lycium barbarum isolate Lr01 chromosome 9, ASM1917538v2, whole genome shotgun sequence genome has a segment encoding these proteins:
- the LOC132609732 gene encoding transcription factor MYC1-like yields MTDYRLPTMNIWSNSSNTNTTSDDNMMEAFLSSDALSFWPTTTTTPTPTRTSISPTPAITNSSDPLKAMPFFNQESLQQRLQTLIDGARESWAYAIFWQSSVIDYASPSVLGWGDGYYKGEEDKNKRSKTLSSPNFIAEQEHRKKVLRELNSLISGVQTGADDAVDEEVTDTEWFFLISMTQSFVNGNGLPGLAMYSSSPIWVTGPEILAASQCERARQAQGFGLQTIVCIPSANGVVELGSTELIFQSSDLMNKVKVLFNFNIDTGSVTGSCAVQAEPDPSALWLTDPSSSVVEVKDSLNTVPSSNSNKQLVFGNGNSQNQQHSQQTQGFFTKELNFSGYGFDGSSTKNKNGNSSISCKPESGEILNFGDSTKRSASSANGSLFSGQSQFGPGLGLVEENKNKKRSPVSRGSNEEGMVSFVSGVSLPTSTTGKSGGGGDSDHSDLEASVVKEAVVEPEKRPRKRGRKPANGREEPLNHVEAERQRREKLNQKFYALRAVVPNVSKMDKASLLGDAIAFINELKSKVQESDSDKEDLRSQIESLRKELANKGSSNYPGSQPSNQDHKIVDMDIDVKVIGWDAMIRIQCSKKNHPAARLMAALKDLDLDVHHASVSVVNDLMIQQATVKMGSRLYTQEQLRITLTSKIAESR; encoded by the coding sequence ATGACGGATTATAGATTACCAACAATGAATATATGGAGTAATAGTAGTAATACTAATACTACATCTGATGATAACATGATGGAAGCTTTTTTATCTTCCGATGCACTGTCGTTTTGGCCCACAACTACTACTACACCCACTCCAACCCGAACTTCAATTTCTCCTACACCGGCGATAACAAATTCCAGTGACCCATTAAAAGCGATGCCGTTTTTCAACCAAGAATCGCTTCAACAGCGTCTCCAAACTCTAATCGACGGTGCTCGTGAATCGTGGGCGTATGCTATTTTCTGGCAATCGTCAGTTATTGATTATGCGAGCCCGTCGGTGTTGGGTTGGGGAGATGGATATTATAAAGGTGAAGAAGACAAGAACAAGCGTAGTAAAACGTTGTCTTCGCCTAATTTTATCGCCGAGCAAGAGCACCGGAAAAAAGTTCTCCGGGAGCTGAATTCTTTAATTTCCGGAGTACAGACAGGAGCCGACGATGCAGTGGATGAAGAGGTGACGGATACTGAATGGTTCTTTCTGATTTCAATGACCCAATCGTTCGTTAACGGAAACGGGCTTCCGGGCCTGGCGATGTACAGCTCAAGCCCGATTTGGGTTACCGGGCCGGAGATATTAGCGGCTTCGCAGTGTGAACGGGCCCGGCAAGCCCAAGGGTTCGGGCTTCAGACAATTGTTTGTATTCCTTCAGCTAATGGTGTAGTTGAGCTCGGGTCAACTGAGCTGATATTCCAGAGCTCAGATTTGATGAACAAGGTTAAGGTTTTGTTCAATTTTAATATTGATACGGGCTCGGTTACGGGCTCGTGCGCTGTACAGGCCGAGCCCGATCCCTCGGCCCTTTGGCTTACGGATCCTTCTTCCTCAGTTGTGGAAGTAAAGGATTCTTTAAATACAGTTCCTTCAAGTAATAGCAATAAGCAACTTGTGTTTGGAAATGGGAATTCTCAAAATCAACAGCATTCTCAACAAACACAAGGATTTTTCACTAAGGAGTTGAATTTTTCTGGATATGGCTTTGATGGGAGTAGTACTAAGAACAAAAACGGAAATTCATCGATTTCTTGTAAGCCAGAGTCGGGTGAAATATTGAATTTTGGTGATAGTACTAAGAGAAGTGCTTCTAGTGCAAATGGGAGCTTGTTTTCGGGCCAATCGCAGTTCGGGCCCGGGCTCGGGCTCGTGGAGGAGAACAAGAACAAGAAAAGGTCACCAGTATCAAGGGGAAGCAATGAAGAAGGGATGGTTTCGTTTGTTTCGGGTGTGAGTTTGCCAACTTCAACCACGGGGAAGTCTGGTGGAGGTGGGGACTCGGATCACTCGGACCTCGAGGCCTCGGTTGTGAAGGAGGCCGTTGTAGAACCCGAAAAGAGGCCGAGGAAGCGAGGGAGGAAACCGGCTAACGGAAGGGAGGAGCCGTTGAATCACGTGGAGGCGGAGAGGCAAAGGAGGGAGAAATTGAACCAAAAATTCTACGCACTCAGAGCTGTCGTCCCTAATGTGTCGAAAATGGACAAGGCATCACTTCTTGGAGATGCAATTGCATTTATCAATGAATTGAAATCGAAGGTTCAAGAGTCGGATTCGGATAAAGAGGACTTGAGAAGCCAAATTGAATCTTTAAGGAAGGAATTAGCCAACAAGGGATCATCAAACTATCCCGGCTCCCAACCGTCGAATCAAGATCACAAGATTGTCGACATGGACATAGACGTTAAGGTGATCGGATGGGATGCTATGATTCGGATTCAATGTAGTAAAAAGAACCATCCTGCTGCGAGGTTAATGGCAGCCTTAAAGGACTTGGACCTAGACGTGCACCACGCCAGTGTCTCCGTCGTGAATGATTTGATGATCCAACAAGCAACCGTGAAAATGGGGAGCCGGCTTTACACACAAGAGCAGCTTAGGATAACATTGACATCGAAAATTGCTGAATCGCGGTGA